A stretch of Enterobacter cloacae complex sp. ECNIH7 DNA encodes these proteins:
- a CDS encoding malonic semialdehyde reductase translates to MSEAITPAALETLFTGARTHNGWQNMPVSDETLREIYNLMKWGPTSANCSPARIVFVRSAEGKEKLRPALSSGNLEKTLTAPVTAIVAWDSEFYERLPELFPHGDARSWFTASPALAEETAFRNSSLQAAYLIFACRALGLDTGPMSGFDRQKVDGAFFTGTTLKSNLLINIGYGDPGKLYGRLPRLDFDDACGLA, encoded by the coding sequence ATGAGCGAAGCCATTACCCCCGCCGCGCTGGAAACGCTGTTCACCGGCGCCCGCACCCATAACGGCTGGCAGAATATGCCCGTCAGCGACGAAACGCTGCGCGAAATCTACAACCTGATGAAATGGGGGCCAACGTCCGCCAACTGCTCCCCGGCGCGCATTGTGTTTGTGCGAAGCGCGGAGGGAAAAGAGAAGCTGCGCCCGGCGCTCTCCAGCGGCAACCTTGAGAAAACGCTCACGGCTCCGGTCACGGCGATTGTGGCCTGGGACAGCGAGTTTTATGAGCGCCTGCCTGAACTGTTCCCGCATGGCGATGCCAGAAGCTGGTTTACCGCAAGCCCCGCGCTGGCGGAAGAGACCGCCTTTCGCAACAGCTCGCTGCAGGCTGCATACCTGATCTTCGCCTGTCGCGCGCTGGGGCTGGACACCGGCCCGATGTCGGGCTTTGACCGTCAAAAGGTCGACGGGGCCTTTTTCACCGGCACGACGCTTAAAAGCAATCTGCTAATCAACATTGGCTACGGCGACCCGGGCAAACTTTACGGGCGCCTGCCGCGCCTGGACTTCGACGATGCCTGCGGGCTGGCGTAA
- a CDS encoding type II toxin-antitoxin system TacA family antitoxin translates to MPALKKQRIDLRLTDEDKTMIEEAAAMTNQTITQFMVNSASERAAEVIEQHRRLVLNEASWTAVMDAIDNPPEPNERLKRAAKRLRNME, encoded by the coding sequence ATGCCAGCACTTAAAAAACAGCGTATCGATCTTCGCTTAACGGACGAAGACAAAACAATGATTGAAGAAGCGGCGGCGATGACGAACCAAACGATCACCCAGTTTATGGTGAACAGTGCGTCAGAGCGTGCTGCAGAGGTCATTGAGCAGCACCGTCGTCTCGTATTAAACGAAGCATCATGGACTGCGGTGATGGATGCCATCGACAATCCGCCTGAGCCAAATGAACGCCTGAAACGAGCAGCAAAACGGCTTCGAAACATGGAGTGA
- a CDS encoding YccJ family protein, which translates to MPTQESKAHHVGEWASLRNTSPEIAEAIFEVAKYDEKLAEQIWEEGNDEVLVRAFEKTDKDSLFWGEQTIERKNV; encoded by the coding sequence ATGCCAACTCAAGAATCCAAAGCTCACCACGTGGGCGAATGGGCAAGTTTACGCAACACCTCTCCGGAGATTGCCGAAGCTATCTTTGAAGTCGCGAAGTACGATGAAAAGCTGGCCGAGCAGATTTGGGAGGAAGGTAACGATGAGGTGCTGGTGCGCGCCTTCGAAAAAACGGATAAAGACTCGCTCTTCTGGGGCGAGCAAACCATCGAACGTAAAAACGTCTAA
- a CDS encoding SDR family oxidoreductase, which produces MGRLTDKYTLITGGTSGIGLATAQAFIAEGARVAVTGRNPDTLAEAERILGDKAWVIPTDAGDIASQKALAETLAARWPRLDAVFLNAGDVTHAPLEAWQEEAWDRLMGINLKGPFFLIQALLPLLNNPSSVILCGSVSARIGLPTSSVYAASKAALLSLARTLSAELLPRGIRVNGLSPGPVETPAFTKTGLSEEALNAMMAEIIKLVPLGRMGSTTELAKAALYLASDESSYTVGTELLVDGGMGNL; this is translated from the coding sequence ATGGGTCGTTTAACAGATAAATATACGCTGATTACCGGCGGCACCAGCGGCATCGGTCTTGCCACCGCGCAGGCGTTTATCGCCGAAGGCGCGCGCGTCGCCGTGACCGGACGCAACCCGGACACCCTCGCCGAAGCAGAACGTATTCTTGGCGATAAGGCCTGGGTGATCCCGACCGATGCGGGAGATATCGCCTCACAAAAAGCGCTGGCGGAAACCCTCGCCGCCCGCTGGCCACGCCTGGACGCGGTGTTTCTTAACGCCGGTGACGTAACGCACGCGCCGCTGGAAGCCTGGCAGGAGGAGGCGTGGGACCGCCTGATGGGCATCAACCTGAAGGGGCCGTTCTTTTTAATTCAGGCGCTGCTGCCGCTGCTGAATAACCCGTCGTCGGTGATCCTCTGCGGCTCGGTGAGCGCGCGCATCGGCCTGCCCACCAGCAGCGTGTATGCCGCGAGCAAGGCTGCCCTGCTATCGCTGGCGCGCACGCTGTCGGCGGAGCTGCTGCCGCGCGGGATCCGCGTCAACGGTCTGAGCCCCGGTCCGGTGGAAACTCCGGCGTTTACCAAAACGGGCTTAAGCGAGGAGGCGCTTAACGCGATGATGGCGGAGATCATCAAGCTGGTTCCGCTCGGCAGAATGGGCTCGACGACGGAGCTGGCAAAAGCCGCGCTCTATCTGGCGTCCGACGAGTCGAGCTACACGGTGGGAACGGAGCTGCTGGTGGACGGCGGAATGGGGAATTTGTAA
- the rutG gene encoding pyrimidine utilization transport protein G codes for MFGFPHWQLKSTSTEAGVVAPDERLPLGQTMVMGVQHAVAMFGATVLMPMLMGLDPNLSILMSGIGTLLFFFVTGGRVPSYLGSSAAFVGVVIATTGFNGQGINPNLSVALGGIIACGLVYTLIGLVVMKIGTRWIERMMPPVVTGAVVMAIGLNLAPIAVRSVSASPFESWMAVITVLCIGLVAVFTRGMIQRLLILVGLIVACLVYALLSNVFGLGKPVDFTLLHQAAWFGLPKVTSPTFNTQAMMLIAPVAVILVAENLGHLKAVAGMTGRSMDPYMGRAFVGDGLATMLSGSVGGSGVTTYAENIGVMAVTKVYSTLVFVAAAVMAMLLGFSPKFGALIHTIPSPVIGGASIVVFGLIAVAGARIWVQHRVDLSQNGNLIMVAVTLVLGAGDFALTLGGFTIGGIGTATFGAILLNALLSRRMAAAPQGAVVHQDS; via the coding sequence ATGTTCGGATTTCCCCACTGGCAGTTGAAATCGACCTCCACAGAAGCAGGCGTGGTCGCGCCGGATGAACGTCTCCCGCTCGGGCAGACGATGGTGATGGGCGTCCAGCACGCGGTCGCCATGTTTGGCGCCACGGTGCTGATGCCGATGCTGATGGGACTCGATCCCAACCTGTCTATTCTGATGTCGGGTATCGGTACCCTGCTGTTCTTTTTCGTCACCGGCGGGCGCGTGCCCAGCTATCTCGGCTCCAGCGCCGCCTTTGTGGGCGTCGTCATCGCCACCACCGGGTTTAACGGCCAGGGGATCAACCCTAACCTGAGCGTGGCCCTCGGCGGCATCATCGCCTGCGGTCTGGTCTACACCCTGATTGGTCTGGTGGTGATGAAAATCGGCACGCGCTGGATCGAGCGAATGATGCCTCCCGTCGTGACGGGCGCCGTGGTGATGGCGATAGGCCTCAACCTCGCGCCAATTGCGGTCAGGAGCGTCTCCGCCTCGCCGTTTGAAAGCTGGATGGCGGTGATCACGGTTCTGTGCATCGGCCTGGTGGCGGTGTTCACGCGCGGCATGATTCAGCGGCTGCTGATTCTGGTTGGGCTGATTGTTGCCTGTCTGGTGTATGCCCTGCTGTCCAACGTTTTCGGCCTGGGCAAGCCGGTTGACTTTACGCTGCTCCACCAGGCCGCCTGGTTCGGCCTGCCGAAGGTGACCTCGCCCACCTTTAACACCCAGGCGATGATGCTTATCGCACCGGTAGCGGTGATCCTGGTGGCGGAGAACTTAGGTCACCTGAAGGCGGTTGCGGGGATGACCGGGCGCAGCATGGATCCGTACATGGGCCGCGCGTTCGTCGGTGACGGGCTGGCAACTATGCTTTCGGGCTCTGTCGGCGGCAGCGGCGTCACCACCTATGCCGAGAATATCGGCGTAATGGCGGTGACCAAAGTCTACTCAACGCTGGTCTTTGTTGCGGCGGCGGTGATGGCGATGCTGCTCGGCTTTTCGCCGAAGTTCGGCGCGCTGATCCACACCATTCCGTCCCCGGTCATCGGCGGGGCATCGATTGTGGTGTTTGGGCTGATCGCCGTAGCCGGCGCGCGCATCTGGGTGCAGCATCGGGTCGATCTCAGCCAGAACGGCAACCTGATTATGGTGGCGGTCACGCTGGTGCTGGGCGCGGGCGATTTTGCCCTGACGCTGGGCGGCTTTACGATTGGCGGGATTGGCACGGCGACCTTCGGCGCGATCCTGCTTAACGCCCTGCTGAGCCGCCGGATGGCCGCCGCGCCGCAGGGTGCCGTCGTGCATCAGGATTCGTGA
- a CDS encoding DMT family transporter, whose product MSVSRFKFSVKPQEAILILITMFWGGTFLAVQYAVTLSDPFFFVGLRFATAALAVWLISLKTLRGLTLKELKAGVAIGVAIAMGYSLQTWGLQTISSSKSAFITAMYVPLVPLLQWLCLGRLPGLMSCIGIVLAFIGLILLAGPENNLLALGPGEIITLIGAIAIAAEIILISAWAGKVDVKRVTVVQLATASLVAFATMVPAGESVPPMSTGLVVVALGLGIFSAIIQVTMNWAQRSVSPTRATVIYTGEPVWAGIFGRIAGERLPLLALVGAAFIVAGVLVSELKLRKRRGEVRDLTAKEGLD is encoded by the coding sequence ATGTCTGTCTCACGCTTCAAATTCTCCGTTAAACCGCAGGAAGCCATCCTCATTCTCATCACCATGTTCTGGGGCGGGACGTTTCTGGCCGTTCAGTACGCGGTGACCCTCAGCGATCCGTTCTTTTTTGTTGGCCTGCGCTTTGCGACGGCGGCGCTTGCCGTCTGGCTAATTTCGCTTAAAACGCTGCGGGGACTGACGCTGAAAGAACTTAAGGCCGGCGTGGCGATTGGGGTGGCGATAGCGATGGGCTACAGCCTGCAGACGTGGGGATTGCAGACCATCTCCAGCAGTAAATCCGCGTTTATCACCGCCATGTATGTGCCGTTGGTGCCGCTACTGCAGTGGCTGTGCCTGGGGCGGCTGCCGGGGCTGATGTCCTGTATTGGCATCGTGCTGGCGTTTATCGGCCTGATTTTGCTGGCCGGGCCGGAAAACAACCTGCTTGCGCTGGGGCCGGGCGAAATCATCACCCTGATTGGGGCGATTGCCATTGCGGCGGAAATTATTCTGATTAGCGCCTGGGCGGGCAAGGTCGACGTCAAACGGGTGACGGTGGTGCAGCTCGCCACGGCGTCGCTGGTGGCGTTTGCGACGATGGTTCCGGCAGGGGAATCCGTGCCGCCGATGTCCACCGGCCTGGTGGTGGTCGCACTGGGGCTGGGTATCTTCAGCGCCATTATTCAGGTCACCATGAACTGGGCGCAGCGCAGCGTATCGCCAACCCGCGCGACGGTGATTTATACCGGCGAACCGGTCTGGGCGGGGATTTTCGGACGCATTGCTGGCGAGCGCTTGCCGCTACTGGCGCTGGTGGGCGCGGCATTTATTGTCGCCGGGGTGCTGGTAAGTGAGTTAAAGCTCAGAAAGCGTCGGGGTGAGGTCAGGGATTTGACTGCAAAAGAAGGTTTAGATTGA
- the agp gene encoding bifunctional glucose-1-phosphatase/inositol phosphatase: MRKALLALAVAGSISATFGVQAQETPEGYQLEQVLIMSRHNLRAPLANNGSVLEQSTPKQWPEWEVPGGQLTTKGGVLEVYMGHYMREWLAQQGMVKTGECPAADSVYAYANSLQRTVATAQFFITGAFPGCDVPVHHQEKMGTMDPTFNPVITDNSPEFREKALKAMESERQKMQLTESYKLLEQMTNYADSPSCKEKKVCSLADAKDTFSADYEKEPGVSGPLKVGNSLVDAFTLQYYEGFPADQVAWGEIKTDQQWRVLSKLKNGYQDSLFTSTEVAQNVAKPLVKYIDKTLVTEQAKAPKITLLVGHDSNIASLLTALDFKPYQLHDQQERTPIGGKIVFQRWHDKNANQELIKIEYVYQSSEQLRNASVLSLKYPAQRVTLELKGCPVDANGFCPVDKFNAVMNNAAK; the protein is encoded by the coding sequence ATGAGAAAAGCACTACTCGCGCTGGCAGTCGCCGGTTCCATTTCAGCAACGTTTGGCGTGCAGGCGCAAGAGACGCCGGAAGGGTATCAGCTGGAGCAAGTTTTAATCATGAGTCGTCACAACCTGCGCGCGCCGCTCGCCAATAACGGCAGCGTGCTGGAGCAGTCCACGCCGAAGCAGTGGCCGGAGTGGGAGGTGCCGGGCGGTCAGCTCACCACCAAGGGCGGCGTGCTGGAAGTCTATATGGGCCATTACATGCGCGAGTGGCTGGCGCAGCAGGGGATGGTGAAGACGGGAGAATGCCCGGCGGCGGATAGCGTTTATGCTTACGCCAACAGCCTGCAGCGTACCGTCGCCACCGCGCAGTTCTTCATCACCGGCGCGTTCCCGGGCTGCGACGTTCCCGTGCACCATCAGGAAAAAATGGGCACCATGGATCCCACCTTTAATCCGGTGATTACCGATAACTCGCCGGAATTCCGCGAAAAAGCGCTCAAGGCGATGGAGTCCGAGCGGCAGAAAATGCAGCTTACCGAAAGCTATAAGCTGCTGGAGCAAATGACGAACTACGCCGATTCTCCGTCCTGCAAAGAGAAAAAGGTCTGCTCGCTGGCGGACGCGAAAGATACCTTCAGCGCCGACTATGAAAAAGAGCCTGGCGTATCCGGGCCGCTGAAGGTGGGCAACTCGCTGGTGGATGCGTTCACGCTGCAGTATTACGAAGGCTTCCCGGCCGACCAGGTGGCCTGGGGCGAAATCAAGACCGACCAGCAATGGCGCGTGCTGTCTAAGCTGAAGAACGGCTATCAGGACTCGCTGTTTACCTCCACCGAGGTGGCGCAAAACGTGGCGAAGCCGCTGGTGAAGTACATTGATAAAACCCTGGTCACCGAGCAGGCGAAAGCGCCTAAGATCACCCTGCTGGTGGGGCATGATTCGAACATTGCTTCCCTGCTCACCGCCCTGGATTTCAAACCCTATCAGCTGCACGACCAGCAGGAGCGCACCCCGATTGGCGGCAAGATTGTCTTCCAGCGCTGGCATGACAAAAACGCCAATCAGGAGCTGATTAAAATTGAGTATGTCTACCAGAGTTCAGAGCAGCTGCGTAACGCCAGCGTGCTGTCGCTGAAGTACCCCGCGCAGCGCGTGACGCTGGAGCTGAAAGGCTGCCCGGTGGATGCGAACGGCTTCTGTCCTGTCGATAAATTCAATGCGGTGATGAATAACGCGGCGAAGTAA
- a CDS encoding winged helix-turn-helix transcriptional regulator, with protein sequence MAEMLQVCCEKKSEAYTCPMTQFVNLISGKWAIPILYRLIVFNTPVRFGDLLRAAAPITQKELTKQLRLFEQRGLVTRTVYPEIPPRVEYQITALGLTLQDALSPLAAWMSEYGDQLER encoded by the coding sequence ATGGCAGAAATGCTGCAGGTGTGCTGCGAAAAAAAATCTGAGGCGTATACCTGCCCGATGACGCAGTTTGTTAACCTGATTTCCGGTAAATGGGCGATCCCCATTCTCTACCGCCTGATTGTGTTCAACACGCCCGTACGCTTTGGCGATCTGCTGCGTGCCGCTGCCCCCATCACGCAGAAAGAGCTGACGAAGCAGCTGCGCCTGTTTGAGCAGCGCGGGCTGGTGACGCGGACGGTCTACCCGGAGATCCCCCCGCGTGTGGAGTACCAAATCACCGCGCTGGGGTTAACCCTGCAGGACGCACTCTCCCCGCTGGCCGCCTGGATGAGCGAGTACGGCGACCAGCTTGAGCGTTAG
- the rutF gene encoding NADH-dependent FMN reductase RutF, with translation MTTPDKQTFRDAMACVGAAVNIITTDGPAGMAGFTASAVCSVTDSPPTLLVCLNRGASVWPTFSENRTLCVNTLSAGQEPLSNLFGGKTPMEERFAAARWQTGDTGCPRLEDALASFDCRISQVVSVGTHDILFCDIVSIVRHPAPQGLVWFDRGYHALMRPAC, from the coding sequence ATGACAACACCGGATAAACAAACCTTTCGCGACGCCATGGCCTGCGTTGGCGCGGCGGTCAACATCATCACCACCGACGGCCCGGCGGGGATGGCAGGCTTCACCGCCAGCGCGGTGTGCAGCGTAACGGATTCACCGCCCACCCTGCTGGTGTGCCTGAACCGCGGCGCGTCCGTCTGGCCAACGTTTAGCGAAAACCGCACCCTGTGCGTGAATACCCTGAGCGCCGGACAGGAGCCGCTTTCCAATCTGTTTGGCGGAAAAACGCCGATGGAGGAACGCTTTGCCGCCGCCCGCTGGCAGACGGGCGACACGGGCTGCCCGCGTCTGGAAGACGCGCTGGCCTCGTTTGACTGCCGCATCAGCCAGGTGGTGAGCGTCGGTACGCATGACATCCTCTTTTGCGACATTGTTTCAATCGTTCGCCACCCCGCGCCGCAAGGGCTGGTGTGGTTTGACCGCGGCTACCACGCGCTTATGCGACCCGCCTGCTAA
- a CDS encoding DedA family protein, giving the protein MAWFDNLLNHFALYPAHLFALLFVMALSKSTVLLSSVLPPASVMLLAGITVSQTSMHPALAWLAVVLGATAGSVLNYHIGLLMGHTRLVTRFTSKHADKFLRVQHQLQKNGVIVLFTSRFLAVLRYIVPLAAGMLRLNAVKVYAVSLLSACGWAALYVGIITGISAF; this is encoded by the coding sequence ATGGCGTGGTTTGATAATCTGCTGAATCATTTTGCGCTGTATCCGGCACATCTTTTCGCGCTGTTATTTGTGATGGCGCTGAGTAAATCGACGGTGCTGCTCTCCTCCGTGCTGCCGCCCGCCTCGGTGATGCTGCTGGCGGGCATTACCGTTAGCCAGACGAGCATGCATCCTGCGCTGGCGTGGCTGGCCGTGGTGCTAGGGGCAACGGCGGGTTCGGTGCTGAACTACCATATCGGCCTGCTGATGGGGCACACCCGGCTGGTCACGCGTTTCACCTCAAAGCATGCCGATAAGTTCTTGCGGGTACAGCATCAGTTGCAAAAGAACGGTGTCATCGTGCTGTTTACGTCGCGTTTTCTGGCGGTGTTGCGCTACATCGTGCCGCTGGCGGCGGGCATGCTCAGGCTGAATGCAGTCAAGGTCTACGCCGTCAGCCTGCTTTCCGCCTGCGGATGGGCGGCGCTGTATGTCGGCATTATCACCGGCATCAGCGCCTTTTGA
- a CDS encoding SDR family NAD(P)-dependent oxidoreductase, whose protein sequence is MTTQITTALITGASSGIGAVYADRLAARGANLVLVARREDRLKTLAADLRARYGVAVDILVADLTDEQGIRAVEEELRSNTAIDTLINNAGTAQMAPFLAGDVAQHQAINTLNTTALMRLTYAILPRLAQNNRGTLINIASVLALHVRAGSALYSATKAWVLSFTRGLQEEFADSSVRIQAVLPAATATEIWSHSGVTVNDLPEGSVMTTDDMVDASLAGLDQGEPITIPPMHDAGLWDRYEAARLELFNSARTGIPAPRYAKQ, encoded by the coding sequence ATGACTACGCAAATCACCACCGCCCTGATTACGGGCGCCTCTTCCGGAATTGGTGCCGTTTATGCCGATCGCCTTGCCGCGCGCGGCGCTAACCTGGTGCTGGTCGCCCGTCGCGAAGATCGCCTTAAAACCCTTGCCGCCGACCTTCGCGCGCGCTACGGCGTGGCCGTCGATATTCTGGTGGCCGATCTTACCGATGAACAGGGGATCCGCGCCGTGGAAGAGGAGCTGCGCAGCAATACCGCCATTGATACGCTCATTAACAACGCGGGCACCGCCCAGATGGCGCCGTTCCTCGCAGGCGATGTGGCGCAGCATCAGGCCATTAACACCCTGAACACCACGGCGCTGATGCGTCTGACCTACGCCATCCTGCCGCGCCTGGCGCAGAACAATCGCGGCACGCTGATCAATATCGCCTCGGTGTTAGCGCTGCACGTCCGTGCCGGTAGCGCGCTCTACAGCGCCACCAAGGCGTGGGTTCTGAGCTTTACCCGTGGGTTACAGGAAGAATTTGCCGACAGCAGCGTGCGCATTCAGGCCGTGCTGCCCGCCGCCACGGCGACGGAAATCTGGAGCCATTCGGGCGTCACGGTGAACGATCTGCCGGAAGGATCGGTGATGACCACCGACGATATGGTGGATGCATCGCTGGCGGGTCTGGATCAGGGTGAACCGATCACCATCCCGCCGATGCATGACGCTGGCCTGTGGGATCGCTACGAAGCGGCGCGTCTTGAGCTGTTCAACAGCGCGCGCACCGGCATTCCGGCACCGCGCTACGCAAAACAGTAG
- a CDS encoding general stress protein, giving the protein MANHRGGSGNFAEDRERASEAGRKGGQHSGGNFKNDPQRASEAGKKGGKNSHGSSK; this is encoded by the coding sequence ATGGCAAACCATCGTGGTGGTTCAGGTAATTTCGCAGAAGACCGTGAAAGAGCATCAGAAGCAGGCCGTAAAGGTGGCCAGCATAGCGGGGGCAACTTCAAGAATGACCCGCAACGCGCATCTGAAGCTGGCAAGAAAGGGGGTAAAAACAGCCACGGCAGCAGTAAGTAA
- the wrbA gene encoding NAD(P)H:quinone oxidoreductase — protein MAKVLVLYYSMYGHIETMAHAVAEGANRVDGVEVVVKRVPETMQAEAFLKAGGKTQNAPVATPQELADYDAIIFGTPTRFGNMSGQMRTFLDQTGGLWASGALYGKLASVFSSTGTGGGQEQTITSTWTTLAHHGMVIVPIGYGAQELFDISQVRGGTPYGATTIAGGDGSRQPSNEELSIARYQGEYVAGLAKKLNG, from the coding sequence ATGGCAAAAGTTCTGGTGCTCTATTATTCCATGTATGGACACATTGAAACCATGGCTCACGCGGTAGCAGAAGGTGCGAACAGGGTTGATGGCGTTGAGGTTGTGGTGAAACGCGTACCGGAAACCATGCAGGCGGAAGCCTTCCTGAAAGCCGGGGGGAAAACGCAAAACGCCCCGGTCGCCACCCCGCAGGAGCTGGCGGACTATGATGCCATTATCTTCGGCACACCGACCCGCTTCGGCAATATGTCAGGCCAGATGCGCACCTTCCTCGATCAAACCGGCGGACTTTGGGCATCCGGCGCGCTCTACGGGAAACTCGCCAGCGTATTCAGCTCAACCGGCACCGGCGGCGGTCAGGAGCAGACGATTACCTCAACCTGGACTACCCTTGCTCATCACGGGATGGTGATTGTGCCGATTGGCTACGGCGCCCAGGAGCTGTTTGACATTTCCCAGGTGCGTGGCGGTACGCCGTACGGCGCAACCACCATTGCCGGTGGGGATGGCTCACGTCAGCCAAGCAATGAAGAACTGTCTATCGCCCGCTATCAGGGTGAATACGTCGCGGGTCTGGCCAAAAAACTGAACGGCTAA
- a CDS encoding magnesium transporter, whose amino-acid sequence MSYAIHNQNLAFNDSAIAQYMNTDFIVLDISLCVALAREQFFEKLKDDDIPSHIFIEDNGRLAGMIAVRKLLQTADTVQPVKSLMISQFLQVKPEDERADVAGLLAHGGADVVPVVTHGKLVGCLTEREIAHLLEDDVTEDAQLQGATLPLEKPYLDTSPYSLWKKRSVWLLLLFVAEAYTSSVIQHFEEALESAISLAFFIPLLIGTGGNSGTQITSTLVRAMALGEVRLRDVGRVLRKEMTTSLMIAATLGVAGCIRAWMMGIGLEITLIVSLTLVCITLWSAIVSSVIPMVLKRCGIDPAVVSAPFIATLIDGTGLIIYFKIAQYTLGLE is encoded by the coding sequence ATGTCTTACGCTATTCACAACCAGAATCTGGCATTCAATGACAGCGCCATTGCGCAATATATGAATACCGATTTTATTGTCCTCGATATTTCATTATGCGTGGCGCTGGCGCGCGAGCAATTCTTCGAAAAATTAAAAGACGACGATATTCCGTCTCATATTTTTATTGAAGACAATGGCCGCCTGGCGGGCATGATTGCCGTGCGTAAATTGCTGCAAACCGCCGATACGGTACAGCCGGTGAAATCGCTGATGATTTCGCAGTTTTTGCAGGTCAAACCGGAGGATGAACGTGCCGACGTTGCCGGACTGCTGGCACACGGCGGCGCGGATGTGGTGCCCGTGGTCACCCACGGCAAGCTCGTCGGCTGCCTGACCGAGCGCGAAATCGCCCATCTGCTGGAAGATGACGTCACCGAAGACGCCCAGCTTCAGGGGGCGACGCTGCCGCTGGAGAAGCCCTATCTGGACACCAGCCCGTATAGCCTGTGGAAGAAACGTTCCGTCTGGCTGCTGCTGCTGTTTGTCGCGGAGGCCTACACCAGCTCGGTGATCCAGCATTTTGAAGAGGCGCTGGAGTCCGCCATCTCGCTGGCGTTCTTTATTCCGCTGCTGATCGGCACGGGCGGCAACAGCGGGACGCAGATCACCTCCACCCTGGTGCGCGCCATGGCGCTGGGGGAAGTCCGCCTGCGCGACGTTGGCCGCGTGCTGCGTAAAGAGATGACCACCTCGCTGATGATTGCCGCCACGCTCGGTGTCGCCGGGTGCATTCGCGCCTGGATGATGGGGATTGGGCTGGAAATCACCCTTATCGTCAGCCTGACGCTGGTGTGCATAACGCTCTGGAGTGCGATCGTGTCGTCCGTGATCCCGATGGTGCTCAAGCGCTGCGGCATTGACCCGGCGGTCGTCTCCGCGCCGTTTATCGCGACGCTTATCGACGGCACCGGGCTGATTATCTACTTCAAGATCGCGCAATATACGCTGGGGCTGGAGTAA
- a CDS encoding GNAT family N-acetyltransferase, translated as MLSEGTDYDFEDFDCGEPSLNAFLAEHLVRQHNGRILRAYLLKERDRPRVLGYYTLSGSCFERAMLPSKTQQRRIPYINVPSVTLGRLAVDKTLQGNEWGTTLVAHAMRVVYLASQAVGVHGIFVDAFNERAKRFYLKQGFIPLTGENSHSLFFPTKSIERLFEQE; from the coding sequence ATGTTATCAGAGGGAACCGATTATGACTTCGAGGATTTTGATTGTGGCGAACCCTCGCTAAATGCCTTCCTTGCTGAACATCTGGTGCGTCAGCACAATGGGCGTATTTTACGAGCCTACCTGCTTAAAGAGCGCGATCGTCCGCGTGTCCTGGGTTATTACACGTTATCGGGAAGCTGTTTTGAAAGAGCGATGCTTCCTTCTAAGACTCAGCAGCGCCGGATCCCTTATATCAACGTACCCAGCGTGACGCTGGGACGTCTGGCTGTAGATAAAACACTACAGGGAAACGAGTGGGGAACAACGCTCGTTGCGCATGCTATGCGCGTTGTCTACCTGGCTTCACAGGCTGTGGGGGTACACGGAATATTTGTTGATGCCTTTAACGAGCGGGCAAAACGATTTTATCTGAAGCAGGGCTTTATCCCGCTGACAGGTGAAAACAGCCATTCTTTGTTCTTCCCTACAAAATCTATCGAACGGCTGTTTGAGCAAGAGTGA
- a CDS encoding winged helix-turn-helix transcriptional regulator, with translation MKRTRLEESTCPVARSLDIIGDWWSLLIVRDALRGIKRFGEFQKSLGIAKNMLTTRLKLLVDEGILRLQPASDGSAWQEYVLTEKGRALQTVLVALSQWGNEFLFAENECGTVLVDTEQRKPLRKLALIADDGRELTPEEIVAKLPS, from the coding sequence GTGAAACGTACCCGCCTCGAAGAAAGCACCTGCCCCGTCGCCCGTTCGCTGGATATCATCGGCGACTGGTGGTCGCTGCTGATCGTGCGCGACGCGCTGCGCGGGATTAAACGCTTCGGCGAGTTCCAGAAAAGCCTTGGTATCGCCAAAAACATGCTGACCACGCGGCTAAAACTGCTGGTCGACGAAGGCATCCTCCGGCTTCAGCCCGCGTCCGACGGCAGCGCCTGGCAGGAGTATGTCCTGACCGAGAAGGGGCGCGCCCTGCAAACGGTGCTGGTTGCCCTCTCCCAATGGGGGAATGAATTTTTGTTTGCTGAAAACGAATGCGGCACCGTGCTGGTCGACACCGAACAGCGCAAACCCCTGCGTAAACTGGCGCTTATCGCCGACGATGGCCGCGAACTGACGCCTGAAGAGATCGTGGCGAAACTCCCCTCCTGA